Proteins encoded together in one Mauremys reevesii isolate NIE-2019 linkage group 11, ASM1616193v1, whole genome shotgun sequence window:
- the CCDC173 gene encoding coiled-coil domain-containing protein 173 isoform X5: MHLRSKAIVKNWPNTIAGQAQRKLKARKLREEKEEEERKLLDLEEAQFQAAKRKEAIEEAKTYQYYQNERVKGLHKALLLTEVLKERDAQIEFKKTKPDIYKKKEEEMEREREKAILKEQEKAYERYMNRQALCRDHLEQIKEHKHQAELDKIEAKKEGEEIQRLTKLYELEVQRENEKKLEEKREHRRMHCEHVADQDILKAVQEQKQEEENDKIRAHFKAKQNMAKLRREKEAEMNRLMQERRDIITNRLVAQMKQTFERIDERVARDVAEREAEWEKELKEKEEKTKAELKSIAEHRATVIKMKEEREREARLEGKEKLRELMEADRIYLEMEKDKKRRNRNENIKMQKTQIQQMAEKRAKEQHEKQAELDYEAQKEVIAICKEQEFQEYANQVIDSESKTTRNIYPLLKAAKEGTGGGHGPVYRERGGIRPSYQARDINGTQLPSYNCNTTEEIKELNINGNIQQAKGRLGFTW, from the exons ATGCACTTACGTTCCAAAGCAATTGTGAAAAACTGGCCCAACACCATTGCA GGCCAGGCACAGAGGAAACTTAAAGCCAGGAAATTGCGAGAagaaaaggaggaagaagaaagaaaactACTTGATCTGGAGGAAGCACAGTTTCAAGCAGCAAAGCGGAAGGAGGCCATAGAAGAGGCCAAAACTTATCAATATTATCAGAATGAGAGAGTGAAAGGGTTACAT AAAGCACTTTTACTTACTGAGGTCCTAAAGGAAAGAGATGCTCAGATtgaatttaaaaagacaaagccagatatttacaaaaaaaaggaagaagaaatggAACGTGAGCGTGAAAAAGCTATTCTGAAAGAGCAGGAAAAGGCATATGAACGCTATATGAATCGACAGGCACTTTGCAGAGACCACCTGGAACA AATAAAGGAACATAAGCACCAGGCAGAATTAGACAAAATAGAGGCAAAAAAAGAAGGCGAAGAGATTCAAAGACTGACCAAGTTATATGAATTGGAAGTGCagagagaaaatgaaaagaaactgGAGGAAAAACGTGAACATAGGAGGATGCATTGT gagcatGTTGCTGACCAGGATATTCTTAAAGCTGTACAGGAACAAAAACAAGAAGAAGAGAATGATAAAATTCGAGCTCActttaaagcaaaacaaaatatggCCAAACTGAGAAGAGAAAAAGAAGCTGAAATGAACAG GTTAATGCAGGAGCGTAGGGATATTATTACTAACCGTCTAGTTGCACAGATGAAACAGACATTTGAGAGGATAGATGAACGTGTTGCTAGAGATGTTGCAGAGAGAGAAGCTGAGTGGGAAAAAGAGCtcaaagagaaagaagaaaaaaccaAAGCTGAATTGAAATCAATTGCAGAACACAGAGCCACTGTG ataaaaatgaaagaggagagagagagagaggcaagatTAGAGGGTAAAGAAAAGCTTCGTGAACTAATGGAAGCAGACCGCATCTATCTGGAAATGGAGAAAGACAAGAAGCGAAGAAACCGCAATGAAAACATAAAAATGCAAAAGACTCAAATCCAGCAAATG GCTGAAAAACGGGCAAAAGAACAGCATGAGAAACAAGCAGAATTGGACTATGAGGCCCAGAAAGAAGTTATTGCAATTTGCAAGGAGCAGGAATTTCAAGAATATGCAAATCAAGTAATTGATTCAGAATCCAAGACAACCCGAAATATTTATCCTCTTCTCAAAGCAGCAAAGGAAGGGACAGGTGGCGGCCATGGACCAGTTTACAGAGAAAGAGGAGGAATAAGGCCTAGTTACCAAGCACGAGATATCAATGGCACTCAGCTACCTTCTTATAATTGTAACACTACTGAAGAAATAAAAGAGCTAAATATCAATGGTAACATCCAGCAAGCTAAGGGAAGACTAGGTTTTACATGGTAA
- the PHOSPHO2 gene encoding pyridoxal phosphate phosphatase PHOSPHO2, whose translation MKFLLVFDFDCTVIDENSDTWIVKCAPEEKLPNKLRNSYQKGHWTEYMSRVFRYLGDSGVREDEMKRTMTTIPFTTGMRDLLDFIGKNKDFFDCIIISDSNTVFIDWILKAANFHEVLDEVFTNPATFSGAGYLTVQNFHTHHCAKCPKNLCKRKVLEEFVDKKLQQGVKYTKIIYVGDGGNDLCPVTSLKKDDIAMPRQGYTLQKMISQMSEDLDPVQSSVLVWSSGIEILSHLKLLIKE comes from the coding sequence ATGAAGTTTCTGCTGGTTTTTGACTTTGACTGTACGGTCATAGATGAAAACAGTGACACCTGGATTGTGAAATGTGCTCCTGAGGAAAAACTGCCTAACAAACTAAGAAACTCCTATCAAAAAGGACATTGGACAGAATACATGAGCAGGGTCTTTAGATATTTGGGAGACAGTGGAGTAAGAGAAGATGAGATGAAAAGAACTATGACAACAATTCCTTTCACTACAGGAATGAGAGATCTTTTAGATTTTATTGGCAAGAACAAAGATTTCTTTGATTGCATAATAATTTCAGATTCTAATACAGTATTTATTGACTGGATTTTAAAAGCTGCTAACTTTCATGAAGTACTTGATGAAGTGTTTACAAATCCTGCAACTTTCAGTGGCGCTGGCTATCTTACTGTGCAGAATTTTCACACTCATCATTGTGCAAAGTGCCCTAAAAACCTCTGCAAAAGAAAAGTGTTAGAAGAATTTGTAGATAAAAAGTTACAGCAAGGAGTAAAATATACAAAAATTATATATGTAGGTGATGGTGGGAATGATCTCTGTCCAGTAACTTCTTTAAAGAAGGATGATATTGCTATGCCCAGACAAGGGTACACATTACAGAAAATGATTTCTCAGATGTCTGAGGATCTTGATCCTGTGCAGTCTTCTGTTCTAGTTTGGTCATCAGGTATTGAAATTCTATCTCATTTGAAATTACTTATAAAGGAGTAA
- the CCDC173 gene encoding coiled-coil domain-containing protein 173 isoform X2, whose translation MEAAARPAALYGRRKGQRLDPTPNLLEEYNVPESIFLPNGIDLRQVTVLPKAEWVRIRDSVDSAAREAARIHAERKERKDMHLRSKAIVKNWPNTIAGQAQRKLKARKLREEKEEEERKLLDLEEAQFQAAKRKEAIEEAKTYQYYQNERVKGLHKALLLTEVLKERDAQIEFKKTKPDIYKKKEEEMEREREKAILKEQEKAYERYMNRQALCRDHLEQIKEHKHQAELDKIEAKKEGEEIQRLTKLYELEVQRENEKKLEEKREHRRMHCEHVADQDILKAVQEQKQEEENDKIRAHFKAKQNMAKLRREKEAEMNRLMQERRDIITNRLVAQMKQTFERIDERVARDVAEREAEWEKELKEKEEKTKAELKSIAEHRATVIKMKEEREREARLEGKEKLRELMEADRIYLEMEKDKKRRNRNENIKMQKTQIQQMAEKRAKEQHEKQAELDYEAQKEVIAICKEQEFQEYANQVIDSESKTTRNIYPLLKAAKEGTGGGHGPVYRERGGIRPSYQARDINGTQLPSYNCNTTEEIKELNINGNIQQAKGRLGFTW comes from the exons atggaggCGGCCGCCAGGCCCGCGGCGCTCTATGGGCGGCGCAAAGGCCAGAGACTGGATCCCACGC CAAATCTTTTGGAAGAATATAATGTTCCAGAGAGTATTTTTCTTCCAAATGGAATAGATCTTCGCCAGGTTACTGTTCTGCCAAAGGCAGAATGGGTAAGGATTCGAGACAGTGTTGACAGTGCAGCTAGAGAAGCAGCACGGATTCATGCAGAGAGGAAAGAACGGAAAGATATGCACTTACGTTCCAAAGCAATTGTGAAAAACTGGCCCAACACCATTGCA GGCCAGGCACAGAGGAAACTTAAAGCCAGGAAATTGCGAGAagaaaaggaggaagaagaaagaaaactACTTGATCTGGAGGAAGCACAGTTTCAAGCAGCAAAGCGGAAGGAGGCCATAGAAGAGGCCAAAACTTATCAATATTATCAGAATGAGAGAGTGAAAGGGTTACAT AAAGCACTTTTACTTACTGAGGTCCTAAAGGAAAGAGATGCTCAGATtgaatttaaaaagacaaagccagatatttacaaaaaaaaggaagaagaaatggAACGTGAGCGTGAAAAAGCTATTCTGAAAGAGCAGGAAAAGGCATATGAACGCTATATGAATCGACAGGCACTTTGCAGAGACCACCTGGAACA AATAAAGGAACATAAGCACCAGGCAGAATTAGACAAAATAGAGGCAAAAAAAGAAGGCGAAGAGATTCAAAGACTGACCAAGTTATATGAATTGGAAGTGCagagagaaaatgaaaagaaactgGAGGAAAAACGTGAACATAGGAGGATGCATTGT gagcatGTTGCTGACCAGGATATTCTTAAAGCTGTACAGGAACAAAAACAAGAAGAAGAGAATGATAAAATTCGAGCTCActttaaagcaaaacaaaatatggCCAAACTGAGAAGAGAAAAAGAAGCTGAAATGAACAG GTTAATGCAGGAGCGTAGGGATATTATTACTAACCGTCTAGTTGCACAGATGAAACAGACATTTGAGAGGATAGATGAACGTGTTGCTAGAGATGTTGCAGAGAGAGAAGCTGAGTGGGAAAAAGAGCtcaaagagaaagaagaaaaaaccaAAGCTGAATTGAAATCAATTGCAGAACACAGAGCCACTGTG ataaaaatgaaagaggagagagagagagaggcaagatTAGAGGGTAAAGAAAAGCTTCGTGAACTAATGGAAGCAGACCGCATCTATCTGGAAATGGAGAAAGACAAGAAGCGAAGAAACCGCAATGAAAACATAAAAATGCAAAAGACTCAAATCCAGCAAATG GCTGAAAAACGGGCAAAAGAACAGCATGAGAAACAAGCAGAATTGGACTATGAGGCCCAGAAAGAAGTTATTGCAATTTGCAAGGAGCAGGAATTTCAAGAATATGCAAATCAAGTAATTGATTCAGAATCCAAGACAACCCGAAATATTTATCCTCTTCTCAAAGCAGCAAAGGAAGGGACAGGTGGCGGCCATGGACCAGTTTACAGAGAAAGAGGAGGAATAAGGCCTAGTTACCAAGCACGAGATATCAATGGCACTCAGCTACCTTCTTATAATTGTAACACTACTGAAGAAATAAAAGAGCTAAATATCAATGGTAACATCCAGCAAGCTAAGGGAAGACTAGGTTTTACATGGTAA
- the CCDC173 gene encoding coiled-coil domain-containing protein 173 isoform X4 — MEAAARPAALYGRRKGQRLDPTPANLLEEYNVPESIFLPNGIDLRQVTVLPKAEWVRIRDSVDSAAREAARIHAERKERKDMHLRSKAIVKNWPNTIAKALLLTEVLKERDAQIEFKKTKPDIYKKKEEEMEREREKAILKEQEKAYERYMNRQALCRDHLEQIKEHKHQAELDKIEAKKEGEEIQRLTKLYELEVQRENEKKLEEKREHRRMHCEHVADQDILKAVQEQKQEEENDKIRAHFKAKQNMAKLRREKEAEMNRLMQERRDIITNRLVAQMKQTFERIDERVARDVAEREAEWEKELKEKEEKTKAELKSIAEHRATVIKMKEEREREARLEGKEKLRELMEADRIYLEMEKDKKRRNRNENIKMQKTQIQQMAEKRAKEQHEKQAELDYEAQKEVIAICKEQEFQEYANQVIDSESKTTRNIYPLLKAAKEGTGGGHGPVYRERGGIRPSYQARDINGTQLPSYNCNTTEEIKELNINGNIQQAKGRLGFTW; from the exons atggaggCGGCCGCCAGGCCCGCGGCGCTCTATGGGCGGCGCAAAGGCCAGAGACTGGATCCCACGC CAGCAAATCTTTTGGAAGAATATAATGTTCCAGAGAGTATTTTTCTTCCAAATGGAATAGATCTTCGCCAGGTTACTGTTCTGCCAAAGGCAGAATGGGTAAGGATTCGAGACAGTGTTGACAGTGCAGCTAGAGAAGCAGCACGGATTCATGCAGAGAGGAAAGAACGGAAAGATATGCACTTACGTTCCAAAGCAATTGTGAAAAACTGGCCCAACACCATTGCA AAAGCACTTTTACTTACTGAGGTCCTAAAGGAAAGAGATGCTCAGATtgaatttaaaaagacaaagccagatatttacaaaaaaaaggaagaagaaatggAACGTGAGCGTGAAAAAGCTATTCTGAAAGAGCAGGAAAAGGCATATGAACGCTATATGAATCGACAGGCACTTTGCAGAGACCACCTGGAACA AATAAAGGAACATAAGCACCAGGCAGAATTAGACAAAATAGAGGCAAAAAAAGAAGGCGAAGAGATTCAAAGACTGACCAAGTTATATGAATTGGAAGTGCagagagaaaatgaaaagaaactgGAGGAAAAACGTGAACATAGGAGGATGCATTGT gagcatGTTGCTGACCAGGATATTCTTAAAGCTGTACAGGAACAAAAACAAGAAGAAGAGAATGATAAAATTCGAGCTCActttaaagcaaaacaaaatatggCCAAACTGAGAAGAGAAAAAGAAGCTGAAATGAACAG GTTAATGCAGGAGCGTAGGGATATTATTACTAACCGTCTAGTTGCACAGATGAAACAGACATTTGAGAGGATAGATGAACGTGTTGCTAGAGATGTTGCAGAGAGAGAAGCTGAGTGGGAAAAAGAGCtcaaagagaaagaagaaaaaaccaAAGCTGAATTGAAATCAATTGCAGAACACAGAGCCACTGTG ataaaaatgaaagaggagagagagagagaggcaagatTAGAGGGTAAAGAAAAGCTTCGTGAACTAATGGAAGCAGACCGCATCTATCTGGAAATGGAGAAAGACAAGAAGCGAAGAAACCGCAATGAAAACATAAAAATGCAAAAGACTCAAATCCAGCAAATG GCTGAAAAACGGGCAAAAGAACAGCATGAGAAACAAGCAGAATTGGACTATGAGGCCCAGAAAGAAGTTATTGCAATTTGCAAGGAGCAGGAATTTCAAGAATATGCAAATCAAGTAATTGATTCAGAATCCAAGACAACCCGAAATATTTATCCTCTTCTCAAAGCAGCAAAGGAAGGGACAGGTGGCGGCCATGGACCAGTTTACAGAGAAAGAGGAGGAATAAGGCCTAGTTACCAAGCACGAGATATCAATGGCACTCAGCTACCTTCTTATAATTGTAACACTACTGAAGAAATAAAAGAGCTAAATATCAATGGTAACATCCAGCAAGCTAAGGGAAGACTAGGTTTTACATGGTAA
- the CCDC173 gene encoding coiled-coil domain-containing protein 173 isoform X3, with product MEAAARPAALYGRRKGQRLDPTHLRQVTVLPKAEWVRIRDSVDSAAREAARIHAERKERKDMHLRSKAIVKNWPNTIAGQAQRKLKARKLREEKEEEERKLLDLEEAQFQAAKRKEAIEEAKTYQYYQNERVKGLHKALLLTEVLKERDAQIEFKKTKPDIYKKKEEEMEREREKAILKEQEKAYERYMNRQALCRDHLEQIKEHKHQAELDKIEAKKEGEEIQRLTKLYELEVQRENEKKLEEKREHRRMHCEHVADQDILKAVQEQKQEEENDKIRAHFKAKQNMAKLRREKEAEMNRLMQERRDIITNRLVAQMKQTFERIDERVARDVAEREAEWEKELKEKEEKTKAELKSIAEHRATVIKMKEEREREARLEGKEKLRELMEADRIYLEMEKDKKRRNRNENIKMQKTQIQQMAEKRAKEQHEKQAELDYEAQKEVIAICKEQEFQEYANQVIDSESKTTRNIYPLLKAAKEGTGGGHGPVYRERGGIRPSYQARDINGTQLPSYNCNTTEEIKELNINGNIQQAKGRLGFTW from the exons atggaggCGGCCGCCAGGCCCGCGGCGCTCTATGGGCGGCGCAAAGGCCAGAGACTGGATCCCACGC ATCTTCGCCAGGTTACTGTTCTGCCAAAGGCAGAATGGGTAAGGATTCGAGACAGTGTTGACAGTGCAGCTAGAGAAGCAGCACGGATTCATGCAGAGAGGAAAGAACGGAAAGATATGCACTTACGTTCCAAAGCAATTGTGAAAAACTGGCCCAACACCATTGCA GGCCAGGCACAGAGGAAACTTAAAGCCAGGAAATTGCGAGAagaaaaggaggaagaagaaagaaaactACTTGATCTGGAGGAAGCACAGTTTCAAGCAGCAAAGCGGAAGGAGGCCATAGAAGAGGCCAAAACTTATCAATATTATCAGAATGAGAGAGTGAAAGGGTTACAT AAAGCACTTTTACTTACTGAGGTCCTAAAGGAAAGAGATGCTCAGATtgaatttaaaaagacaaagccagatatttacaaaaaaaaggaagaagaaatggAACGTGAGCGTGAAAAAGCTATTCTGAAAGAGCAGGAAAAGGCATATGAACGCTATATGAATCGACAGGCACTTTGCAGAGACCACCTGGAACA AATAAAGGAACATAAGCACCAGGCAGAATTAGACAAAATAGAGGCAAAAAAAGAAGGCGAAGAGATTCAAAGACTGACCAAGTTATATGAATTGGAAGTGCagagagaaaatgaaaagaaactgGAGGAAAAACGTGAACATAGGAGGATGCATTGT gagcatGTTGCTGACCAGGATATTCTTAAAGCTGTACAGGAACAAAAACAAGAAGAAGAGAATGATAAAATTCGAGCTCActttaaagcaaaacaaaatatggCCAAACTGAGAAGAGAAAAAGAAGCTGAAATGAACAG GTTAATGCAGGAGCGTAGGGATATTATTACTAACCGTCTAGTTGCACAGATGAAACAGACATTTGAGAGGATAGATGAACGTGTTGCTAGAGATGTTGCAGAGAGAGAAGCTGAGTGGGAAAAAGAGCtcaaagagaaagaagaaaaaaccaAAGCTGAATTGAAATCAATTGCAGAACACAGAGCCACTGTG ataaaaatgaaagaggagagagagagagaggcaagatTAGAGGGTAAAGAAAAGCTTCGTGAACTAATGGAAGCAGACCGCATCTATCTGGAAATGGAGAAAGACAAGAAGCGAAGAAACCGCAATGAAAACATAAAAATGCAAAAGACTCAAATCCAGCAAATG GCTGAAAAACGGGCAAAAGAACAGCATGAGAAACAAGCAGAATTGGACTATGAGGCCCAGAAAGAAGTTATTGCAATTTGCAAGGAGCAGGAATTTCAAGAATATGCAAATCAAGTAATTGATTCAGAATCCAAGACAACCCGAAATATTTATCCTCTTCTCAAAGCAGCAAAGGAAGGGACAGGTGGCGGCCATGGACCAGTTTACAGAGAAAGAGGAGGAATAAGGCCTAGTTACCAAGCACGAGATATCAATGGCACTCAGCTACCTTCTTATAATTGTAACACTACTGAAGAAATAAAAGAGCTAAATATCAATGGTAACATCCAGCAAGCTAAGGGAAGACTAGGTTTTACATGGTAA
- the CCDC173 gene encoding coiled-coil domain-containing protein 173 isoform X1, with the protein MEAAARPAALYGRRKGQRLDPTPANLLEEYNVPESIFLPNGIDLRQVTVLPKAEWVRIRDSVDSAAREAARIHAERKERKDMHLRSKAIVKNWPNTIAGQAQRKLKARKLREEKEEEERKLLDLEEAQFQAAKRKEAIEEAKTYQYYQNERVKGLHKALLLTEVLKERDAQIEFKKTKPDIYKKKEEEMEREREKAILKEQEKAYERYMNRQALCRDHLEQIKEHKHQAELDKIEAKKEGEEIQRLTKLYELEVQRENEKKLEEKREHRRMHCEHVADQDILKAVQEQKQEEENDKIRAHFKAKQNMAKLRREKEAEMNRLMQERRDIITNRLVAQMKQTFERIDERVARDVAEREAEWEKELKEKEEKTKAELKSIAEHRATVIKMKEEREREARLEGKEKLRELMEADRIYLEMEKDKKRRNRNENIKMQKTQIQQMAEKRAKEQHEKQAELDYEAQKEVIAICKEQEFQEYANQVIDSESKTTRNIYPLLKAAKEGTGGGHGPVYRERGGIRPSYQARDINGTQLPSYNCNTTEEIKELNINGNIQQAKGRLGFTW; encoded by the exons atggaggCGGCCGCCAGGCCCGCGGCGCTCTATGGGCGGCGCAAAGGCCAGAGACTGGATCCCACGC CAGCAAATCTTTTGGAAGAATATAATGTTCCAGAGAGTATTTTTCTTCCAAATGGAATAGATCTTCGCCAGGTTACTGTTCTGCCAAAGGCAGAATGGGTAAGGATTCGAGACAGTGTTGACAGTGCAGCTAGAGAAGCAGCACGGATTCATGCAGAGAGGAAAGAACGGAAAGATATGCACTTACGTTCCAAAGCAATTGTGAAAAACTGGCCCAACACCATTGCA GGCCAGGCACAGAGGAAACTTAAAGCCAGGAAATTGCGAGAagaaaaggaggaagaagaaagaaaactACTTGATCTGGAGGAAGCACAGTTTCAAGCAGCAAAGCGGAAGGAGGCCATAGAAGAGGCCAAAACTTATCAATATTATCAGAATGAGAGAGTGAAAGGGTTACAT AAAGCACTTTTACTTACTGAGGTCCTAAAGGAAAGAGATGCTCAGATtgaatttaaaaagacaaagccagatatttacaaaaaaaaggaagaagaaatggAACGTGAGCGTGAAAAAGCTATTCTGAAAGAGCAGGAAAAGGCATATGAACGCTATATGAATCGACAGGCACTTTGCAGAGACCACCTGGAACA AATAAAGGAACATAAGCACCAGGCAGAATTAGACAAAATAGAGGCAAAAAAAGAAGGCGAAGAGATTCAAAGACTGACCAAGTTATATGAATTGGAAGTGCagagagaaaatgaaaagaaactgGAGGAAAAACGTGAACATAGGAGGATGCATTGT gagcatGTTGCTGACCAGGATATTCTTAAAGCTGTACAGGAACAAAAACAAGAAGAAGAGAATGATAAAATTCGAGCTCActttaaagcaaaacaaaatatggCCAAACTGAGAAGAGAAAAAGAAGCTGAAATGAACAG GTTAATGCAGGAGCGTAGGGATATTATTACTAACCGTCTAGTTGCACAGATGAAACAGACATTTGAGAGGATAGATGAACGTGTTGCTAGAGATGTTGCAGAGAGAGAAGCTGAGTGGGAAAAAGAGCtcaaagagaaagaagaaaaaaccaAAGCTGAATTGAAATCAATTGCAGAACACAGAGCCACTGTG ataaaaatgaaagaggagagagagagagaggcaagatTAGAGGGTAAAGAAAAGCTTCGTGAACTAATGGAAGCAGACCGCATCTATCTGGAAATGGAGAAAGACAAGAAGCGAAGAAACCGCAATGAAAACATAAAAATGCAAAAGACTCAAATCCAGCAAATG GCTGAAAAACGGGCAAAAGAACAGCATGAGAAACAAGCAGAATTGGACTATGAGGCCCAGAAAGAAGTTATTGCAATTTGCAAGGAGCAGGAATTTCAAGAATATGCAAATCAAGTAATTGATTCAGAATCCAAGACAACCCGAAATATTTATCCTCTTCTCAAAGCAGCAAAGGAAGGGACAGGTGGCGGCCATGGACCAGTTTACAGAGAAAGAGGAGGAATAAGGCCTAGTTACCAAGCACGAGATATCAATGGCACTCAGCTACCTTCTTATAATTGTAACACTACTGAAGAAATAAAAGAGCTAAATATCAATGGTAACATCCAGCAAGCTAAGGGAAGACTAGGTTTTACATGGTAA